AAGATAAGGTTATTTTTGCTAAATAATCCAAGGAGAAACCATTtagaaaatatttaaataatgatATCACTATGAAAAGAAGACCACAAAAAATTTTGAATGCATATGCTTTATTTGTCTTTAACAATACATTAAGCTTATTTTGTGACATATATTCCAACATAAGGTAAATAATTTAATCCATCAACCCATAATATGCATTGCCTTGAACAAACAAGATAATATCAGCTATGTTAGAACTAGTGAGATCGGTACAAGATCTGGATGGGGGAAAAAAAAGAGACATCTTGCAGCACCACACTCACCAAGAACAGCCAGTGTAACCAATATTGCTATTGCTATGCGAACTCGAAATCTGCTGTTAAGGATAACAAATTGAGACCTCTGATATCTCTTTCGAATAGCTTCTAGCCAGCTATACAATTGCAAAGTACATGTTAGGTCTTTTACTTTTGATCCCTCACAGATTCTAAAACTGGGAATCCAGCCTGCTGCAAGGTTCCTACCCTGCAAAAATAAACAGGAATTTTAAGCAGATGTAGATCGCCAAAACAGATTCAGGAACAAGACTTGTAAGTTGTAACCACGTAATCCAGCTCAACCAGTTAAGAAATATATGATAAAACAAGCATTCTCTCTATATTCATTATCAGATTCAAGAGTCCATCACTTCTACAAAACTCCAAGGATTCCTCTTAATGTAGATAATGATACTAGTCTAAAAATTAAATTGGCAGGGAATTAAATACAAACTTGAATGACTAGAATCAGTGCTCTTCCCAGGTGATTTAATATTATCACAGGAAGTTTTGTATTCAGATATGCCAACTGAAGAAACAAGAATAACTGCTGCTATTCCTATATAATGGTGAGTGTACAAGAATAAAACCTACAAAGTAAACTGACATGCAAGTAACCAAATGGTCCAATAATAGGAAGTCTTCAtccaagtgttttttttttttttaaatgaataaTATAATGCTGCTCTAGATTTGGGTCTACTAGTATTACGTAGACTAGAATAGGGGCACAAAATGCTACCTTCTTATTAACACCTTTGGGTTTCTCATGTTTTTCTTAGGGTTCATAACAGTCTGCATTAAGCAGAATAGAGAATATTATGAATAAGCACTTTCAAAAATTATACAAGTGATTTGATAAGTTGGGGATTTTCCCTTTAAAATTGATTGTAATTTCTAGTTTAGCACTATGTAGTTTTGtttagtattttttttccttcttttcttgacTTATTTATTTCACAGGGTGCTTGGGGACGGGGGTGGTCAGGGATTGTCAATCCATTAAGGGCCTATTTGGGAAATCCATCAGGATTGGACTGGAATTCCCATAGGAATCAGGCCTGTTGGCCTGCTCAGCCCATATTCTTCTAAAGACCCATCCTAATCTTAGCCTAAATCCCATTTGTGGGCCTGTTGGTctgcaggaagaaaaaaaagactcAATCCTTCTTTTCCCTCCCATAAGATTTGGACTAGGGAGTAATTGGGTTGATATGGCCTGCCCAAAATAGACTGCCCACTCcatgattttttttgtttttatgtcaactaaaaaaatatgcatgAACATAGTGTTCTATGATTTGGATGAACAAAATTGATTTCTAAATTCAGGTCTGAATTCATGTAAAACTATTGCTCTATAAATCTCATGATGCAAAGGACCATGTTGTCAGGAGATGCACCTGATTGTTACATTTTGAGAAAGCAATACAAAAATAGGTTCAAGGATATCCTATCAAGCATCAGTGGAACCAACTAATTGTAAAACTATAGTAGTTGTCCATCAACATGCATAACTACGGATTGACAGCCCACAAGCAAAATCTTGAGCCAATATTATGAGGATACAATCACAATTTAGAAAGATGCAAAGAAAGCATTCACATAGGCTTGTTACATCCTGCTTCACTCAAAGCTTTCCAAAAGGACTATGTTTTGTTTACCTCAAGCATGCCAATTTGTGACATATAAACATTGCAGTAGCTATCAGACCAAAGTAATTATCTCATAGTTGCTGGCTATTAGTAATGCAATAGAAGATAGAACCAATGTCACAAGCAAGAATCCATTCTGCAGCCCATTTAAATTTTCAATGATACCTATAGACAACAAACTACATAGTTAAACAGGCAAGTTCATTCTCACCATCAAAGCGGATATCATATTTCACCACAGTCAACTGAATGCAAGTACAAGATCCTAGCAAACTTGAAATCCTACATCCGGGGCAGGTTTATTTATTGCACCAATTCAACATCTACATTTTACACTTAATCAATTCCAATATTATACCTTAAAGTATTACTTAAACAATTGTCCATCCAAATAATGACAAAACAGATACCTGTTCAGCTGAAGATATGCTGATTATGGAAGGTGTCATTCTCACTTCAGCCTCCACTGCCTCTCCATCCTTCCTCCTCTTTGTAAAGCTCCCTTTTGTATTATTTGCAAGCCAGAAATTCCTCAAGAACCTCCAAAAAGATCCCCTTAATCGGTTCTTCTGAGGATAGCATTTTCCACCTGGATCACCAACTTCCATATCGTATGCCCCTGTGCCAGCATTTACCTCTCTGCAGTTTACTATAAAAGAACCCTGGACGGCAGCTGGTGTTTCTATTTCTCTTTGGGAATAGCTCGATCCAACTTTCCGTAGCATATTATCCTTTGAGGAATCATAACCATGGTTTGAATATTTCTGACCATTCATTGGAAAGAGTTCAACTTCTTCAGTTTTAAGTTCAACTATTGCATCACCATCTGTGGTTGAATCAAGAAACCTTCTCATAATGCTACTTCCAGAGTCATAATGCAAATGGTGGTCCCTAGA
The sequence above is a segment of the Elaeis guineensis isolate ETL-2024a chromosome 7, EG11, whole genome shotgun sequence genome. Coding sequences within it:
- the LOC105033043 gene encoding uncharacterized protein isoform X1 translates to MAESFSRWESDPLFSAAEVVQDSADRMESVFRMLLHENKLLQGDPSDTKLLSSVRYQRRDLVTALETTRWQLEDFERAVNLAALSDQSNSRENAIFKFRQLTRAIREQIVQVERSLDDSSAEDINRNFESMNLNEQDTDGLALFLSGGDSRDHHLHYDSGSSIMRRFLDSTTDGDAIVELKTEEVELFPMNGQKYSNHGYDSSKDNMLRKVGSSYSQREIETPAAVQGSFIVNCREVNAGTGAYDMEVGDPGGKCYPQKNRLRGSFWRFLRNFWLANNTKGSFTKRRKDGEAVEAEVRMTPSIISISSAEQGRNLAAGWIPSFRICEGSKVKDLTCTLQLYSWLEAIRKRYQRSQFVILNSRFRVRIAIAILVTLAVLGFFAFRAA
- the LOC105033043 gene encoding uncharacterized protein isoform X2 encodes the protein MESVFRMLLHENKLLQGDPSDTKLLSSVRYQRRDLVTALETTRWQLEDFERAVNLAALSDQSNSRENAIFKFRQLTRAIREQIVQVERSLDDSSAEDINRNFESMNLNEQDTDGLALFLSGGDSRDHHLHYDSGSSIMRRFLDSTTDGDAIVELKTEEVELFPMNGQKYSNHGYDSSKDNMLRKVGSSYSQREIETPAAVQGSFIVNCREVNAGTGAYDMEVGDPGGKCYPQKNRLRGSFWRFLRNFWLANNTKGSFTKRRKDGEAVEAEVRMTPSIISISSAEQGRNLAAGWIPSFRICEGSKVKDLTCTLQLYSWLEAIRKRYQRSQFVILNSRFRVRIAIAILVTLAVLGFFAFRAA